GCTGGCTTCCGTTTTGAATTATAATTTTCCTCTCCTCGTACTCTACTCCAATGCAAGAGGCAGAAATGCCTCTTGCATATTTAAGTGTGTGAGTGAACGGGTACAAACAGAACTACGAGAGTCATTTTATCTCTAAATAAAGTGTTCAACAATTATATTGTAATTATGCAGAGGTTCGTGATGTTGAATAGAATCATTTCGTTCTTTAAAACTGGTCAAGATAAACCTTTACTTGATGATGAAAATCAGATAAAAAAGATATATGAATCAAAGCGATGGAGTGTTTTCATTTCATTAATACTTGGTTATGGATTCTTCTATACATGCAGGCTTGGTCTTTCAGTAGCAAAAAAACCGATTTTAGATGCTGGTGTTCTTAATATTTCTGAGATGGGTATTATAGGTTCAGTGCTATTATATGTCTATGCAGTTGGAAAGTTTGCTAATGGAATGCTGTCTGATCGGGCGAATATAAAACGTTTTATGTCTTTCTCTCTTTTTATTTCGGCAATTGTGAATATAGTTTTTGGTTTTACAAATCTTTTTGTCGGGTTCGTAATACTATGGGGCATAAATGGATGGTTTCAGTCAATCGGCTCGGCGCCAAGTGTTGTTTCAATTTGTCAATGGTATAGTAATAAAGAGAGAGGCACAAGATATGGTATATGGGCGGGTGCTCACAATATCGGCGAGGGCTTGACGTTTGTTGGTACCGCGTTTTTGGTCAGTACTTTTGGATGGAGAGCCGGGTTCGTTGGTCCCGGCATCATATGTCTTTTTGTTGCTTTTGTTCTTTATCATACCTTGGCAGATAGACCTCAGACATACGGCTTGCCCCATGTTGCGGATTATAAACAAGATTATTCTGCGGGAAAGCCGATACAAGAAAATGTCGGAAAACTTCAGAGGATGGTGCTGAAAAATCCTTATGTATGGATTCTCGGATTAAGCAGCGCACTCATGTATGTTACAAGATATGCGATAAATAACTGGGCAATATTATATTTACAAGAATCAAAAAATTATGAGCTAATGAATTCTAGCTTTATCATGGGTGCATACCCAATCATGGGTTTTATAGGTGCATCATTTTCTGGTTTTCTTTCTGATAAGCTATTTAACTCTAGAAGAAATATCCCTACGCTATTTTATGGAATTATTCAAACCAGCGGTGTGGTGATGCTTTTTATGGTTCCACCCGGACATGTCTGGCTCGATACAATAGCTATGGGAATGTTTGGCTTTGGTGTCGGCGGATTAATTGTATTTCTTTCCGGGTTAATAGCTATCGATATTACTCCAAAAGCTACTGCCGGAACAGTAAAAGGTCTTATCGGAATGTTCAGCTACATCGGGGCAGCTACCCAAGATTGGATTAGTGGTTTTCTAATTGACAGCACTAAAGTAATGGTGAATAACAAAGCCGTTTACAGTTTTGATAATGCTTTTTACTTTTGGATTGGCGCCTCTGTTGTATCTATGATACTGGCTTTATTTGTATGGAATGTAAAACCTCAAGAATAAAGGAATGTAAATGAAAAAGATTATCCAGTTCTTTATTTGCTTTATACTTTTTACCTCAATTGTTAAATCGCAAGAATTACCCTTAAGAGGAATTTGTGCGCACCGCGGTGCTTCCGAAACTCATCCTGAAAATACGCTTGCCGCAATTACTGAAGCTGTAAATCTAGGTGCGCATATGATTGAATTCGATGTACGAGCAACTAAAGACAATGAATTAGTAATTATCCACGATGCGACAGTTGATAGAACAACAAATGGAAAGGGGAAAATTGATCAGCTAACATTGGCAGAAATTAAATTGCTCGATGCCGGAGGTTGGAAAGACGTTAAATTTAAAGGTGAAAAAATTCCTACTTTCGAAGAAGTATTACAAATCATCCCTAAAAATATTTGGATGAATATTCATATAAAGGGGGGTGTCTTAGCGGCAGAGAAAGTTGCACGCATTATTACGGAATCAGGTTGCATCTTCAATTCTATTATTGCTTGTGGCGATGAAGAAATGAAAGCCGTAAAAATGATTAATCCGAAGATAAAAATATGTTATATGGAAAGAGGAAACTCTACGGATGATTATGTGAAAGGGGCGATTGAAGTAAAAGCCAATTCTATTCAGCTTACTGCTGAAGCATTTTCTGATATCACTAATTATGTTAGTACATTAAAAAAACACGGAATAAGTGTAAATTATTATTACGCGAAATCTAAAGATGAATTGAAAACATTACTGGAAGCAGGTGTAGATTTCCCTCTAGTTAACGATGTAAAAGACATGCTTCAAGAGGCGGCCATTTTTGGAATTGAATTGAACAAAAAATGAATCATTGAGGAAAAACCATGAAGAAAATAGTTTTTATTTCATTTGTAATTATATCATTTGGTCTATTTACTGGGTACTTATTGCTAAGTGAAGGAAGAAAATTTACAGAGGTAAGGAAATTTGATTTTGCCGAAGCACGGCAGGCCGTGGCAGTTGATCATAATAATATTTATGTGATCGGTACTCAAGAAATTGCAAAGTATGATAAGAAAACCGGAAAGAATATTAATAAATGGCAGCAAAATGAAAAGGGTAAGATTATTCATCTTGATAGCGGTGTGATCTATAAGGACAAATTATATTGTGCTCATTCTAATTATCCGGCAATTCCAATGACAAGCTCGGTGGAAATTTGGGATGCGAAAACTCTTAAACATATTAATTCACACAGCTTTGGAATTAATTGGGGTTCATGTACCTGGATAGATAGATATCAAAATTATTGGTGGGTAGTTTTCTCTCATTACAACAAATGGAAAGAAGAAACAAAGACAGATGTAAGATGGACAACACTTATTAAATTTGATGATAATTGGCAACCATTGGAGTCATGGGTTTTCCCAGATGAAGTGCTGAAAAAATTCGGTGTGATGAGTAACTCTGGTGGTTCATGGGGACCGGATGGTTATCTATACTGTACAGGCCATGATGCACCGGAACTCTATGTGTTAAAACTTCCGGAAGTTGGGTCTGTTTTGGAATTGGTTGATACTGTCCCGATTAATAACACCGGACAAGGAATAGCTTGGGATAGATCCGATCCAAAATCAATTTATACAATTAAGAAGGATATTAAACAAGTCGTTCATTCCAAATTAGAAACCAAATAGGATTTCTCTTTATGTCTCACGAATCGATCCTTCTTTTTGCATTTCTAATGAGTATTGTTTTTATCATTTACTTTACGGCAAAAGTTAAACTCAATGCATTCTATGTTTTGATTGCAGCAAGTATCGGCGTTGGAATTGTTGCAAGTATTCCGCTTGATAAAATTGTTGTAATAATGAAAGAAGGATTTGGAAACACTCTGGCTTCAATTGGATTAGTAATAGTTTTTGGTACAACACTTGGCGCTGTGTTAGAGAAAAACGGTGCGGCTTATAGCCTTGCAGGATACATCCTAAAGATTGTAGGTGATAAAAGAGCTCCTCTTGCTATGGCGATAACCGGATTTATTTTCGGCATACCGATTTTTTGCGATTCCGGATTTGTAGTTTTAAGCCCATTAAATAAATCTATTGCCAAGCGAACATTTTCACCAATGTCGGTAATGGGTGCTGTTCTTGGAGTTAGCTTGTTCTCAGTTCATTGTTTAATTCCTCCGCATCCCGGTGCAACAGCAGCATCCGGGATAATTGGAGTTAATCTTGGAAAAGTTATTCTATTTGGATTATTGATAGCATTAGTTTCAGCAGCATCCGGCTATTTTTGGGTAAAATTTATTGGTAAAAAATATCAGTCACGTTCTGTTGACACAATGGAGGACACTTTTCAAGAGGATATAATTGTAAATCTACCAAGTCCTTTGATTTCATTTATACCAATATTTCTTCCGATTTTACTAATCTCCGCTAAATCAATTTTAGTTCTTTTCCCAGGCATGGTCCCAAGCGGAATATTTTTTGACCTAATTTCATTTATTGGTGATCCGGTAATTGCCTTACTTTTAGGATTGATCTCAAGCTTAATTTTATTCCCAAAGTTTACACGGGAAACCCTTGATCACATTTTTAATGAAGGAATTAAAAATGCCGGTGTCATATTGCTAATAACTGCAGCGGGTGGAACATTTGGCGCTGTTCTTAAAGCCTCCGGAATCGGAAATGTAATCGGCAGTTCACTTTCATCGGCGGGACTAGGATTGCTATTACCATTTTTTGTTGCAGCGGCATTAAAGACT
The nucleotide sequence above comes from Ignavibacteriales bacterium. Encoded proteins:
- a CDS encoding MFS transporter, which encodes MLNRIISFFKTGQDKPLLDDENQIKKIYESKRWSVFISLILGYGFFYTCRLGLSVAKKPILDAGVLNISEMGIIGSVLLYVYAVGKFANGMLSDRANIKRFMSFSLFISAIVNIVFGFTNLFVGFVILWGINGWFQSIGSAPSVVSICQWYSNKERGTRYGIWAGAHNIGEGLTFVGTAFLVSTFGWRAGFVGPGIICLFVAFVLYHTLADRPQTYGLPHVADYKQDYSAGKPIQENVGKLQRMVLKNPYVWILGLSSALMYVTRYAINNWAILYLQESKNYELMNSSFIMGAYPIMGFIGASFSGFLSDKLFNSRRNIPTLFYGIIQTSGVVMLFMVPPGHVWLDTIAMGMFGFGVGGLIVFLSGLIAIDITPKATAGTVKGLIGMFSYIGAATQDWISGFLIDSTKVMVNNKAVYSFDNAFYFWIGASVVSMILALFVWNVKPQE
- a CDS encoding glycerophosphodiester phosphodiesterase family protein; its protein translation is MKKIIQFFICFILFTSIVKSQELPLRGICAHRGASETHPENTLAAITEAVNLGAHMIEFDVRATKDNELVIIHDATVDRTTNGKGKIDQLTLAEIKLLDAGGWKDVKFKGEKIPTFEEVLQIIPKNIWMNIHIKGGVLAAEKVARIITESGCIFNSIIACGDEEMKAVKMINPKIKICYMERGNSTDDYVKGAIEVKANSIQLTAEAFSDITNYVSTLKKHGISVNYYYAKSKDELKTLLEAGVDFPLVNDVKDMLQEAAIFGIELNKK
- a CDS encoding GntP family permease, which translates into the protein MSHESILLFAFLMSIVFIIYFTAKVKLNAFYVLIAASIGVGIVASIPLDKIVVIMKEGFGNTLASIGLVIVFGTTLGAVLEKNGAAYSLAGYILKIVGDKRAPLAMAITGFIFGIPIFCDSGFVVLSPLNKSIAKRTFSPMSVMGAVLGVSLFSVHCLIPPHPGATAASGIIGVNLGKVILFGLLIALVSAASGYFWVKFIGKKYQSRSVDTMEDTFQEDIIVNLPSPLISFIPIFLPILLISAKSILVLFPGMVPSGIFFDLISFIGDPVIALLLGLISSLILFPKFTRETLDHIFNEGIKNAGVILLITAAGGTFGAVLKASGIGNVIGSSLSSAGLGLLLPFFVAAALKTAQGSSTVAIVTAASLISPLLMELNLSAGNSPLYTVLSMGAGSMIASHANDSYFWVVTKFSDLEVDVSLKVFSTATIIMGITAELSVLIVSRIFQ